From Spirochaeta isovalerica, one genomic window encodes:
- a CDS encoding aldo/keto reductase codes for MQFRPYGATGRMVSVLGISTTAFYDEKELSKYSASIYHAFDKGVNYFDSSPFAFGGTGERALAQAIVEMRKTGHPFNLASRTMAVNGDDLLRDLDGSLRRLDVDTIDFYQLWRIFSEEQLTAGGDASLLSGIRKAIDQGLIRHAVISTNMGKQEIAGLGENLPFEGITLGHSGIRLLFNKDMVQSFTGYNMGLAVLNPFGTDFFESRQELFDFILTSENQTFLEASIHFFMSNDYISTIVTKLSTPYQIDQAISAVDHFEHYSREEINSNWKRMREELLTFREKGKSLSPTNIRESSILTDAVDFLLGPKKADQ; via the coding sequence ATGCAGTTCAGACCTTACGGCGCGACAGGCAGGATGGTTTCGGTTCTCGGAATATCCACAACGGCTTTTTACGATGAAAAAGAACTGTCCAAATACAGCGCCTCCATTTACCATGCTTTTGACAAAGGGGTGAATTACTTTGATTCATCTCCCTTTGCCTTCGGCGGAACAGGAGAGCGTGCATTGGCGCAGGCTATTGTGGAAATGAGAAAAACGGGACATCCCTTTAATCTCGCCTCCCGGACAATGGCCGTTAACGGCGATGATCTGCTTCGCGATCTTGACGGGTCTCTCCGCAGACTCGATGTGGATACGATTGACTTTTATCAGCTCTGGAGAATCTTTTCCGAAGAGCAGCTGACTGCCGGAGGCGACGCTTCTCTCCTATCGGGAATCAGAAAGGCGATCGATCAGGGATTGATACGCCATGCTGTGATCTCAACCAATATGGGGAAGCAGGAAATAGCCGGTCTGGGAGAGAACCTCCCTTTCGAGGGCATCACTCTGGGGCATTCGGGAATCAGGCTTCTTTTTAACAAGGACATGGTGCAGTCTTTTACGGGCTATAACATGGGGCTGGCCGTTCTCAATCCCTTCGGAACGGATTTTTTTGAATCCCGGCAGGAGCTTTTTGATTTTATCCTCACGTCGGAAAACCAGACTTTTCTGGAAGCTTCCATTCATTTTTTCATGTCCAATGACTATATCAGCACAATAGTCACGAAGCTTTCCACGCCCTATCAGATAGATCAGGCCATATCAGCTGTGGATCATTTTGAACACTATAGCCGTGAGGAGATCAATTCCAACTGGAAGAGAATGAGAGAAGAGCTTCTCACGTTCCGGGAAAAAGGGAAGAGCCTGTCTCCGACAAATATCCGGGAGTCTTCGATTCTCACAGATGCTGTCGATTTTCTTCTCGGACCGAAAAAAGCAGATCAATAA
- a CDS encoding FecR family protein: protein MKRIFITLLLLLLLAAGIFSQDMNQRAVILYLEGSVDISRNGDYLDWADVDMGTEIENYDLIETGSDGYVEIEVSTPVSPGVTLKIQPDTTFYYDTKKVSGSTKTSFQLLAGSMGMKVQKLYNDSELDIQVNNSVMGVRGTEFMVTSTVDGSTLVTTTEGRVSCKNDAGEEWFSTPGTVCQTTDNGQYREVAVAVDQVESYRVNWQKERIDILRSNLSVSLNHYTELYNNYYNRFDRSWRNLESKDDIFQKWAGYIMNGNRPSMSEAVLSKQSVSREIMELRSVLPIFQHTFYVLEELGKAYNEGYGQNISRQRKTLLNHYFDNYRETRRRLTKSLFYFRIYLEMGKRITNSDYNTEGLLDVTSGSNMLMGPPTPNAPF from the coding sequence ATGAAAAGAATATTTATAACCTTGCTATTACTCCTCCTTCTGGCTGCCGGTATTTTCTCTCAGGATATGAACCAGAGAGCTGTCATACTCTATCTGGAGGGATCGGTTGACATAAGCCGGAACGGAGACTATCTCGATTGGGCTGACGTCGATATGGGTACGGAAATTGAAAACTACGACCTGATTGAAACAGGAAGCGACGGTTATGTGGAAATAGAAGTTTCCACACCGGTTTCTCCCGGGGTTACCCTTAAGATCCAGCCGGATACGACGTTTTACTACGATACGAAGAAAGTAAGCGGTTCGACTAAGACCAGTTTCCAGCTCCTGGCCGGAAGCATGGGGATGAAAGTGCAGAAACTCTATAACGACAGCGAACTGGACATTCAGGTCAACAACAGCGTTATGGGTGTCCGCGGTACAGAATTCATGGTCACTTCAACGGTTGACGGCTCCACTCTGGTAACGACCACAGAGGGACGGGTTTCCTGTAAAAATGATGCAGGAGAAGAATGGTTTTCCACTCCCGGAACAGTTTGCCAGACAACTGATAACGGGCAGTACAGGGAAGTGGCCGTAGCGGTGGACCAGGTTGAATCCTACAGGGTCAACTGGCAGAAAGAGAGAATCGATATTCTCCGGTCCAATCTCTCTGTCTCCCTCAATCACTACACCGAACTTTACAACAACTATTACAATCGCTTCGACAGAAGCTGGCGCAACCTCGAAAGCAAAGATGATATTTTTCAGAAATGGGCCGGATATATCATGAATGGGAACCGCCCCTCCATGTCGGAAGCGGTTCTCAGCAAACAGTCTGTTTCAAGAGAAATTATGGAACTGCGCTCTGTTCTTCCTATTTTTCAGCATACATTTTATGTACTGGAAGAATTGGGGAAAGCCTATAATGAGGGATACGGTCAGAATATAAGCAGACAGAGAAAAACCCTTTTGAATCATTATTTCGACAACTACAGGGAAACGCGTAGAAGACTGACGAAATCGCTTTTCTATTTCAGAATTTACCTTGAGATGGGCAAGAGAATAACCAATTCCGATTACAACACGGAAGGCCTGCTCGACGTAACATCGGGATCCAATATGCTAATGGGGCCTCCGACACCGAATGCGCCGTTCTAA
- a CDS encoding TIGR01212 family radical SAM protein (This family includes YhcC from E. coli K-12, an uncharacterized radical SAM protein.), whose amino-acid sequence MKPEEPFLNYSRYLREKYGQTAYRVSIDGGFSCPNRGKNRTLPGCSYCSSFGSRSAYIGETEQGVGEQIERNLKVLKSRYDAKVFMLYFQAYSSTWAPVEELRKLYDESLALGDFRELIVSTRPDCLSDAVCRLLASYKRADFDVWVELGLQSAHDATLKRINRGHDRDQFEKAFYRLRSHGLKIAVHLIFGLPGEDRSMMMDSVRYVASLKPEGVKFHNLHIPSDTPMFQELEAGEMAIPSSAGHVRYLADAVERIPPETVVMRLTTDTPHQRHVVPGAMLDKTIIYNRLREELLRRGTKQGVFF is encoded by the coding sequence GTGAAACCGGAAGAACCTTTTTTGAATTACAGCCGCTATCTGCGGGAGAAATACGGACAGACTGCCTACAGGGTCTCGATAGACGGAGGATTCTCCTGCCCCAACAGGGGAAAGAACCGGACTCTGCCGGGATGCTCCTACTGCAGCAGTTTCGGATCCCGTTCCGCCTATATCGGCGAGACTGAGCAGGGGGTCGGCGAACAGATAGAGCGGAACCTCAAGGTACTGAAATCCCGTTACGATGCAAAGGTTTTTATGCTCTATTTTCAGGCCTATTCCAGTACCTGGGCTCCTGTCGAAGAATTGAGAAAGCTCTATGATGAAAGCCTGGCTCTCGGAGATTTCAGAGAACTGATAGTTTCTACCCGTCCCGATTGTCTCAGCGATGCCGTATGCCGTCTTCTGGCTTCATATAAAAGGGCGGATTTTGATGTCTGGGTTGAACTGGGATTGCAGTCGGCCCATGACGCAACACTGAAGCGGATCAACAGAGGCCACGACCGCGATCAGTTTGAGAAGGCTTTTTACCGCCTGAGGAGCCATGGATTGAAAATCGCTGTTCATCTGATTTTCGGACTTCCCGGCGAGGACAGAAGTATGATGATGGATTCGGTCCGCTATGTCGCGTCGCTAAAGCCGGAAGGGGTTAAATTCCATAATCTCCATATACCGTCAGACACGCCTATGTTCCAGGAGCTCGAGGCCGGAGAAATGGCTATCCCCTCAAGCGCCGGTCATGTCCGGTACCTGGCCGATGCCGTGGAGAGGATACCTCCGGAGACTGTGGTCATGCGGCTGACGACCGATACTCCTCATCAGCGTCATGTTGTTCCCGGTGCTATGCTCGACAAGACCATTATATACAACAGGCTTCGTGAAGAATTACTCAGGAGAGGAACAAAACAGGGTGTTTTTTTTTAG
- a CDS encoding epoxyqueuosine reductase, whose amino-acid sequence MNYKKNIIEYFRIEGFTAPRFLKNTDGEGTVIIAAFPVRIPREKSGSGLRIAPFAAANHYREAVNRLKKISLLLREQTGLTKKDIRLFCNSTLEEKRFASLAGLGFIGRNSLIITKEWGSRIILAGMILPFHLEEDTPLENGSIAGALCGSCRRCMKACPTGAIERSGEINRDKCLQSLTTDSRVIPEWIMEKWGNRLYGCTICQDCCPFNKSVESPEPDGITGDVNGPLSFESVLAVDDSTLKENLKGTALGMSWITAENLKRNALISASFCRDSQEAAGRIPIVESYTGHPVIAYAAIWSLKRLKKKAGQ is encoded by the coding sequence ATGAATTACAAAAAGAACATAATCGAATATTTCAGGATTGAAGGATTTACCGCCCCCCGTTTTCTGAAAAATACTGACGGGGAAGGAACCGTGATAATAGCGGCCTTTCCCGTTAGAATTCCACGGGAGAAATCCGGATCTGGACTCAGAATTGCCCCTTTTGCCGCAGCGAATCACTACAGGGAAGCCGTAAACAGATTGAAAAAGATATCACTGTTATTGAGAGAGCAAACCGGACTGACCAAAAAGGATATTCGCTTGTTCTGCAACTCAACACTTGAGGAGAAGCGCTTTGCCTCACTCGCCGGGTTGGGTTTTATCGGAAGAAACAGTCTGATAATAACGAAGGAATGGGGTTCGCGGATAATCCTGGCCGGCATGATCCTACCTTTTCATCTGGAAGAGGATACCCCTCTGGAAAACGGATCGATTGCCGGAGCTCTGTGCGGCAGCTGCCGCCGCTGCATGAAGGCATGCCCGACAGGAGCGATAGAAAGAAGCGGTGAAATCAATAGGGATAAATGCCTCCAGTCGCTGACGACTGACAGCCGGGTCATTCCCGAATGGATTATGGAGAAGTGGGGGAACCGCCTCTACGGATGCACTATATGCCAGGACTGCTGCCCTTTCAACAAATCTGTGGAATCGCCCGAACCTGACGGCATAACCGGCGATGTAAACGGACCCTTATCCTTTGAATCAGTTCTGGCCGTCGATGACAGCACGCTCAAGGAGAATCTGAAAGGAACAGCGCTGGGAATGTCATGGATTACTGCGGAAAACCTGAAGAGAAACGCTCTTATTTCAGCATCCTTCTGCAGGGATTCTCAGGAAGCAGCCGGACGCATTCCCATAGTTGAATCCTATACAGGGCATCCGGTTATCGCTTACGCTGCCATCTGGTCTTTAAAGAGGCTGAAGAAAAAAGCCGGCCAATGA
- a CDS encoding VanZ family protein: protein MKRFIYSTITAVVIFLIVFLSVTSLPAGPSFSHLDKLEHAFAYFVLALSMHLTLKQWGVGSKSFAAVLLFSIALGGGLEILQSQIGRMMDLADFTADFIGAVSGLLIGRLFSSASLKTRWQRKR from the coding sequence ATGAAAAGGTTCATCTATTCCACTATTACCGCTGTTGTTATTTTTCTGATTGTTTTCCTGTCGGTCACATCTCTCCCTGCTGGTCCTTCTTTTTCCCATCTGGATAAGCTGGAGCATGCATTCGCCTATTTCGTTCTGGCCTTATCAATGCATTTGACTTTAAAGCAGTGGGGCGTCGGCTCAAAGAGCTTTGCAGCTGTGCTTCTTTTCTCTATTGCGCTCGGCGGCGGGCTTGAAATCCTTCAGTCTCAAATCGGCCGGATGATGGATTTGGCCGACTTCACCGCTGATTTTATCGGAGCTGTTTCCGGTTTGCTCATTGGCCGGCTTTTTTCTTCAGCCTCTTTAAAGACCAGATGGCAGCGTAAGCGATAA
- a CDS encoding DUF5312 family protein: MSNDNLSLQNDDSDAAGFFQKIINILFGNNDPDREKKRLLKDIRKELKKHSKYFKLRGDSVQPSLAKMFHEIYQVVGPAQVFLENINKSGVLKKAFIVNFMNEKQLELLDNLSEESLRIRGESIEIKELVPMVKEELVQLFSLFDMNLVKNINILYTNLLFFQDFINYDYFFLLKKFDSGMPEREFQYIPKFDEISGEYILEDLKDFNVLLPLIDDSVDWETIFKILKTYRNIDIISLPGWKKVLQRKKDFQKSGFLDLLIKHLDEDPYYSVKISKSQQEIVEPYLNEIRKKAEETMKGIMNEKKARKIDSLLMAVFNRTDIFRTKYYTEKANLTFQKKVMGGFIYVEPINCLKAYFLDYFKTHTRKVVDLLLIQGKWTTNLLSQQFSETFHELMALSDELLAFDESISDDGPYGSRIKKSIRTADRDSLAMNALVTTLEDVNNQARDILNRSANGLINIGKNLKNALSDYKRNTGEVVVNWKELEAHADFSIEQEISKHYKQIYYLVQLLQGYVKNVDGQ, translated from the coding sequence ATGAGTAATGACAATCTTTCTCTACAGAATGATGACAGCGACGCGGCGGGTTTTTTTCAAAAGATCATTAACATTCTTTTCGGCAACAACGACCCTGACCGGGAAAAGAAAAGATTGCTCAAAGATATCCGCAAGGAACTGAAAAAACACAGTAAATATTTTAAGCTCAGGGGCGATTCTGTTCAGCCCTCTCTGGCGAAAATGTTCCATGAAATCTATCAGGTCGTCGGACCGGCTCAGGTGTTTCTGGAAAATATAAATAAATCGGGAGTCCTGAAAAAGGCTTTCATCGTCAATTTCATGAACGAGAAACAGCTGGAACTTCTGGATAACCTCAGCGAAGAATCCTTGCGTATAAGAGGGGAGTCTATCGAAATTAAAGAACTCGTCCCCATGGTGAAAGAGGAACTTGTTCAGCTTTTCTCCCTTTTTGATATGAATCTAGTCAAAAACATCAATATACTCTATACGAATCTCCTGTTCTTTCAGGATTTCATAAATTACGATTATTTCTTTCTTCTGAAGAAATTCGACTCCGGTATGCCGGAAAGGGAATTCCAGTACATTCCCAAGTTTGATGAAATAAGCGGAGAGTATATTCTCGAGGACCTGAAGGATTTCAATGTCCTTCTTCCTCTGATTGACGATTCTGTTGATTGGGAAACCATATTCAAAATCCTCAAAACCTACCGGAATATAGATATTATCAGCCTGCCGGGCTGGAAAAAAGTACTTCAGAGGAAAAAAGATTTCCAGAAATCCGGTTTTCTCGATCTGCTGATAAAGCACCTCGATGAAGATCCTTATTATTCGGTTAAAATATCGAAATCCCAGCAGGAGATTGTCGAACCCTATCTCAATGAGATCCGCAAGAAAGCTGAAGAGACGATGAAGGGGATCATGAATGAAAAGAAAGCCCGCAAAATCGATTCCTTACTCATGGCCGTTTTCAACCGGACCGATATATTCCGGACCAAATACTATACGGAGAAAGCCAATCTGACTTTTCAGAAAAAAGTTATGGGCGGTTTTATATACGTAGAGCCGATTAACTGTCTGAAAGCTTATTTTCTCGATTATTTTAAAACCCATACAAGAAAAGTTGTCGATCTTCTGCTGATCCAGGGGAAATGGACGACAAATCTTCTCTCCCAGCAGTTTTCCGAAACTTTCCATGAGCTGATGGCTCTATCCGACGAACTGCTCGCCTTTGATGAATCTATCAGCGATGATGGACCTTACGGCAGCAGAATTAAAAAATCCATACGGACCGCGGATCGCGATTCTCTTGCCATGAACGCCCTTGTCACGACCCTCGAAGATGTGAACAATCAGGCCCGGGATATTCTGAACCGTTCCGCCAACGGCCTGATCAATATTGGAAAGAATCTGAAGAACGCCCTTAGCGATTACAAAAGGAACACGGGCGAAGTGGTCGTTAACTGGAAGGAGCTTGAAGCCCACGCCGATTTCAGTATCGAGCAGGAAATTTCAAAACACTACAAGCAGATTTACTATCTCGTTCAGCTACTCCAGGGATATGTCAAGAATGTCGATGGCCAGTAG
- the ychF gene encoding redox-regulated ATPase YchF, which produces MGLNCGIVGLPNVGKSTIFSALTSAPAEAANYPFCTIDPNVGIVNVPDKRLDKIVELVPTKKIVPAIVEFVDIAGLVKGASKGEGLGNKFLANIREVGMIVHVVRCFENDDIIHVNNKIDPAGDIETINIELAFADLATVENRIQKNERFTRSGDKDVRKKALAMAPLLERLKEHLENGESVRSMGLTDDELSLIYDLHLITQKKQIFVCNVDEEGLDGESDYVRAVKEIAEKEQTQAIVLCGRLEADIASLDDDEERAVFLQEAGLEESGLSKLISTAYTELGLRTFFTVGETEDRAWTFHEGFKAPQAAGVIHSDFERGFIKAEVFHCDDLFQEGTEQKIKAAGKLRIEGKEYVVQDGDVMHFKFNV; this is translated from the coding sequence ATGGGTTTGAATTGCGGTATAGTCGGGCTTCCCAATGTTGGTAAGTCGACTATCTTTTCGGCATTAACTTCCGCTCCCGCCGAAGCGGCAAATTATCCTTTCTGTACAATAGATCCCAATGTGGGAATTGTTAATGTACCGGATAAGAGGCTGGATAAAATCGTGGAGCTCGTGCCAACGAAGAAAATCGTTCCCGCTATTGTTGAGTTTGTCGATATAGCCGGTCTCGTTAAAGGCGCTTCGAAAGGCGAGGGGCTGGGGAACAAATTTCTGGCCAATATCCGCGAAGTGGGCATGATTGTCCATGTGGTCCGCTGTTTTGAGAATGACGACATCATTCATGTTAATAATAAAATCGATCCGGCCGGAGATATTGAAACAATCAATATCGAGCTGGCATTTGCCGATCTGGCCACAGTGGAAAACAGAATCCAGAAAAACGAGCGGTTTACCAGAAGCGGCGATAAGGATGTCAGGAAGAAAGCCCTTGCCATGGCTCCGCTTCTTGAAAGATTGAAAGAGCATCTGGAAAACGGCGAATCCGTTCGCTCCATGGGACTGACTGACGATGAACTTAGCCTCATATACGATCTTCATCTCATTACACAGAAGAAGCAGATTTTTGTCTGTAACGTCGATGAAGAGGGTCTTGACGGCGAATCGGATTATGTCAGAGCCGTAAAAGAGATCGCTGAAAAGGAACAGACCCAGGCCATCGTCCTCTGCGGCCGCCTGGAAGCCGATATCGCATCGCTCGATGATGATGAAGAGAGAGCCGTTTTTCTCCAAGAGGCCGGTCTGGAAGAGTCAGGTCTTTCGAAATTGATAAGCACGGCTTATACTGAACTGGGGCTCCGTACTTTTTTCACGGTCGGTGAGACGGAAGACCGCGCCTGGACCTTCCATGAAGGTTTCAAGGCTCCTCAGGCCGCCGGAGTGATCCACTCAGACTTTGAAAGAGGCTTTATCAAAGCTGAAGTTTTTCACTGTGACGATCTCTTTCAGGAAGGAACGGAGCAGAAGATCAAGGCTGCCGGTAAACTCCGAATCGAAGGAAAGGAATATGTTGTGCAGGACGGCGATGTTATGCACTTCAAATTCAACGTTTAG